AAACACAGTGTGTAACATGGTTTCATCTGATTGAGAGTAACGTGTAACATCTACTACACAATAAACCAAAAGTGTGGAGTCTCAATCTTGGAGGGCTGCAATCCTGCAGGTTTAATCAATTTACCTACTGCAGCACAACTGATTTAGGGCCTCTGGGTTTCCatgataaacagacaaaaaatgttttgtaagGTCTGATTGTGTAAACAAAGCCGATGGACAGTTAGCGTAACAAGCTTGTAGTAGACTTAATGTATTTAAcaaatgaccataaaaagctgcaaATAAAGTtatatgcagacatggagcagtgagTAGGAGCAGACTTTTGTTCATCACCCAGGcacgttctgattggctgagtcatTGATTGGCACCTTCTTTAGCCaatagagagaaaaaagaaagatgcaCTTTTTAATGCAAACTTCAAAACCAATTTGAAGTACAGTAGAGGGATTCTTCTGTCCAAAAGTATTGTTTCTTTGATGGCATGGCTATTGAACACCAAATATTTCCCTGATTTTCCTCTCGTCTTTTTCCTTCCACAGGTTCTTTGATGAACCAGTCGGCTGAGCTGTCATCCAACACCTCATGCAATGACTCCACCAACAACTCAACCCTGTGCTCCACCGTCGACAACGTCGGCACAGCAGGAAGTCCTTACAAAGCTTTGGAGATGTTTTTCATCGCCTTGGTTACGGGATCGTTGAGCTTTGTGACCGTCACTGGGAATATCTTAGTCATGCTATCCATCAAAGTCAACCGCCATCTACAGACTGTCAATAACTACTTTCTTTTCTCGTTAGCGTGCGCAGACTTGATCATCGGCGCTTTCAGCATGAACTTGTACACAGTGTACATCATTGTTGGGTACTGGCCACTGGGGCCGGTCGTCTGTGACTTGTGGCTAGCTCTAGACTACGTTGTGTCGAACGCCTCGGTGATGAATCTATTAATCATCAGCTTCGATCGCTACTTCTGCGTGACCAAGCCCCTCAGCTATCCAACAAGAAGGACGACCAAGATGGCAGGATTAATGATCGCAGCCGCATGGattctttctttcatcttaTGGGCTCCGGCCATCCTGTTCTGGCAGTTCATCGTCGGGCAGCGCACAGTGCCACCGGGGGAATGCTACATTCAGGtaccagaaaaaaactaaaaacaaaacatgctcTCGGAGTTAATATGAGCATCTCCTCATGAGAAGTAGGCCTGACCTACATTTTACAGTGATCCTTCAATGAAGACTTAAGAACATGAGGAGACACAGATCTCAGTCCCCTTGATCTTGCTTTGGAAGCTCGCTCATAGCTGTAGGCAAATATTCTCCAGCCTTGAACACTGCTTTATTACCTTCTTCCATCAGCAACATCTAGTGACAACCTGCAGTTCCTTTTTTGGTTCCTTTGATATCCAATGCCAGCTTTTTGCCGATATTCATTGTCCAACACATTATAGACAGTATATCTCTATGGAATTAACATGTTAAGGCCACTGTTAATATGAAGCCCCATTGGATGCATTACATATAAAACATCATCTGCGCAGAGTAAGAaaactattttgttttttacatgttgtctcaaacaacagccctgccctctctttttaaacattagtttttttatttattaagtttGTTAAATTTTGCAAGAAAAAGATGcatatttgtcaaaaaaaagattgcgttacatgtattttgAACCAAAGATatcaaatgcatttaaaatatgtgtatcacgaaaaaaaaatcattctcaATCAATATTACATTATATGGCATATATCGGGTGATAACAATGTCCATCTCTACTTATTGACTATAGCAGTGGTTACCAAACTGGGGGGCACAACGTCATGACAAGGAAGGCGCGAGAACAATCTTAgaataaatggtaaaaaaatagaatagaatagaatttttttttctttacactcATAACTTTGGTATTTTTGTTCTAAATAATGTGattgcatcttttttttatgttatttctaTGAGTTTTGAAAAGGAATAGTCACAGGTGGTAAGAAAAATACCTCAACATGTACACATGGTATGTAACCTAATGAAAAGATCTGTTTTTGTGTGAATcatcttttctgtgtttttgtagtttctttcaaatcctgcagtaACATTTGGAACAGCCATCGCAGCTTTTTACCTCCCGGTCATTATTATGACAGTCCTGTACATCAACATCTCTTTAGCCTCCAGGAGCCGCATCTCTAAACACAAACCAGAGAAGAAAGAGAAGGGGATAAGGTAAGAAGCTGTTgttgattaaataataatgtaatttcacttaaaacatttggcgttagctcactgattgttctgtCTCCTTGCAAAACTTTTCCAGTGTCTTGTTTTAGACACCTGCAAAACTCGGACATCAGTCCATCTTttttctagtcagaaataccTCTTAACATGCactttaggcctcattcacctgacaaataaacatatTGAACTTATTAGTGGCTTTTTATACAAACGATTTATTTTATCAAGAatttagttgaaaaaaattgtcaagGTTTGCGATTTTTGCAGGTTGTGCGTTGATAGAGATGCAGActccttgtttttgtctgttaaaatacatgtaaaaataaaaattaaattaaagagagaatgtaagcagttcaaccttgtcatggtttttaaagTTAATGTTGATGGTCTTGATCTTGACTCCCAAAGgccttggtcttgtcttggtcttgttgCATTCTGGTCTCAGATAGTGaggtcttgagtacaacactgCTAGGTAGCTAATGCCAAAGCCAATTACAACAATATCAAAAAATTTGAACTTCCTGCTAAATTGTCGATTGTTTTAATGAGCCAATACATTCATGCCGTATTCCAGTGTTCAAAGCACTTTTAGGTTTAGAGAAGTTAcagggtgtgtttgtgtgtatcatTCCCAGAACGCCCAACTTATTGAAGAGCCATTTgttgaaacaaaacaacaataatgagGCCAGTCCTCACAATACTCCCAAACTCAGCCTGGACTCCACGACGACGCCACTGGACTCAGTGAAGAACGGCCGAGTGGAAGCAGCTCAAGCCGTCCAATCACAGCCTTCAGCACAGCCGAGCCCAGGAGTCACACAGGTACCACTTCTCAAAGCCAATGACAAGGCACTCCATTTAAACGagttaaatgtatgtttgaATGCCTTCAAGAGGAATGTGCAGGACTTCTTACGCAGTCTTCAAAGGCTGCTGTCTTATTAGTTTCCATAGATTAAAGAGTTAAAACAAGGACGGCCAAGAATGATACTCGGTGTTTTTGAAACGTGAGTCATGAATAATGAAAAGTCAAATGTTGATGGTGGGTGGAGAGCGAAACCGAACACAGAATCATTATATCATGTTTGATCTggcaaaagcaacaaaaatctATCTCCCGTCTTTTCTTTCATCCAGGAGGAGAAAGAGAGCTCCAACGATTCGTCGACAGCCTTTATTCCCCCCACAGAACCAAAGGACAACACCAACATTACCGTCACATCTGAGGTGTGTGAGGATACATTTCCCCACGTGTCAAACAACACCAGAGTCGCTTGTACTCATCATTTTTGACTAATGAATTCTGTAGACTGATTAATGATCAACAATCCATACAAGAAACACAGGAAATGCAACAAAAGTATCCAATTGTCAGTGCTACCTTttttagtacctcctttgttgaggttccaaaaaaagcAGACCTGAtctgaaaatgtgacgtaggcacaaagcagacactgattggcTCAGAGAATCCTCACAGCGCAGAGTCATCAACTCATGCACAGAGAAGAAGTATTTGGCCACCATTGTTTTATGTTGGCGAGGGtggcagcaaaaaagtgcaatccatggagtctggcagtttcacatgtcaggttggtgctcaatggaaacactccAGAAAAACAGTATTGGTTCCCGAAAATGAGGAGTACGGAGCCGTGTTGAGCCAATACCGCCAATGGAAACTTTTCAGAGGTCGCTTTAGCTTCCCAAGCTAACTCTACAAAGTAGGTTGTTCTTCAGACAACTCAAAAAAGACTAAACGTCTGCTGTTAAATTTGAGCTAATATATACACTAACTCAAAGAAAACTGTTGGATGGAACGATAATAGTAGTcgcttctttttctctctttgtttcCTGATTTCAGGCAAACTCCAATAATTACTAAACACAGCCGTTTCTAGCTTTGTGGGCCTACTATGCAAGACACTGTCCTAGCTCCTAGTTTGACAAACTACATGGAGAGATTCCTAATGCTTCAATCTGTTGCACTTTACTAGCTAAACAGGCTTGTCGTAACAGACTCTCATTGAAATAGAACATCCAAACTTGTAGTAGATATCTGTCTACGACTCTGCTAGGACTCAGCTTTAACTCACATAGCCAGTTTCTTTGCTTAGTTTGATGATAAACTGCAGATCGACTGATTCCAGTTCAGATTTAGTTCATGAGTTTCTTCAACCCGTACCACCCAAACTCTATGATCTTTTTAGGTTGCCATAAATCCAAATCCAATTGCCACCACAACATCCAGTTCTGCTGTGCCCAAGACCGCCAGCTCAAGATGGTCCAAGATAAAGATTGTAACCAAGCAGGCTGGAGACGAATGCATCACAGCGATTGAGATCGTTCCACCTGTAGAGGGCGCTGAGAGGCATTCCATCCCAATCAGCCGGCCGCGCACAGTAGCCAGGAAGTTTGCAAGCATCGCCAGGAGCCAAGTGAAGAGGAAAAGGCAGATGGCAGCCAGGGAAAAGAAAGTAAGTTACAACTATTTCGGAAATTAACAGTTAACTATGGCTTGCACAGTAGCATTCTGCTAATCTTCTCCAAGCAAACAAGTTCGTTAATTTACTGGGGACTTCCACACAGAAGGGCAACTACATCCAAATTATCTCAAatttaattattgtatttttgtgtcaataCTGGTGTCTATAATATCTTATTTactcattttatatatatgtaatataaagCATTTAATGTCACTTGtttagttagggttagggttagggttaagtgaTTCCCAGCCTTTTTTGTCctgtgaatttgtccaaaacatagtttaaaaaggaactaggaacatttcctgattctttttaaattgttaaatctttcctaGTACCCCCTACAAcatgctcctgtacccctgtttgggaaccactggtttagtctaattaatttatttggctattgtattattgtataatatatttattattttatgcatataatattataaaatgtatatttttaaggTAACTATTTTGATTAGGGTATTTTCTTCTAAAAGAAATGGTCAAAGACAATGATATACAGGTTTTTATTGTGAGGACATCTATCTTGGCAATGGATTTTACAGGGATGCGGGACGCCTAAAATTTTGCCTAGGGTGCCAAATTgcttaaaaatataaagttacCACAATCAAAAATTAGCTAACCTTTGCTAGTAGCTACCCACATGCTAACCCTTCCCCATGATATTTCTGATATCTTCGCTGAGGCTGATATGCCCTGAGATCCTCTGCTGCATTTTCTAGATAAATCTACAGCTCTTGAAGGGTTTAGGACATTTTCAGAAGCAGGGATCAAACATGAGGTTCTTTGATCTCTGAAGATTTACTCTCAAAACGTAAAAGCCTTGTCATTGCTGAGTGGCATCAACAAAGTTTCTATAATAATAGATTGGATTTATATACAAGCACTGAAG
This is a stretch of genomic DNA from Gouania willdenowi chromosome 2, fGouWil2.1, whole genome shotgun sequence. It encodes these proteins:
- the chrm4a gene encoding muscarinic acetylcholine receptor M4, with translation MINDGDGAEDFQPFWNFSGSLMNQSAELSSNTSCNDSTNNSTLCSTVDNVGTAGSPYKALEMFFIALVTGSLSFVTVTGNILVMLSIKVNRHLQTVNNYFLFSLACADLIIGAFSMNLYTVYIIVGYWPLGPVVCDLWLALDYVVSNASVMNLLIISFDRYFCVTKPLSYPTRRTTKMAGLMIAAAWILSFILWAPAILFWQFIVGQRTVPPGECYIQFLSNPAVTFGTAIAAFYLPVIIMTVLYINISLASRSRISKHKPEKKEKGIRTPNLLKSHLLKQNNNNEASPHNTPKLSLDSTTTPLDSVKNGRVEAAQAVQSQPSAQPSPGVTQEEKESSNDSSTAFIPPTEPKDNTNITVTSEVAINPNPIATTTSSSAVPKTASSRWSKIKIVTKQAGDECITAIEIVPPVEGAERHSIPISRPRTVARKFASIARSQVKRKRQMAAREKKVTKTIFAILLAFIITWTPYNVMVLISTFCQSCVPDTVWAIGYWLCYVNSTINPACYALCNATFKKTFKNLLLCQYKNIGTR